The Sphingomonas donggukensis genomic interval CTGACCCTGTAATCCCGTTCATGCTGAGCCTGTCGAAGCACGTGTTCCGGGCACGTGCTTCGACAGGCTCAGCACGAACGGGGGATAATGGGCCCCGGCTTCCACCCCAGTCCTACCGCGTCCAGTGCTGCCGCACGAAATAGCCCGTTACGCCCAGCCCGATCACCACGCACAGCGCCACGATCGCGTCGAACGCCCACGGCTCCTTCGCAAACCACAGCCCGTCGACGTTCATGCCGTACAGACCGGTCAGGAAGGTGAGCGGCAGGAACACCATCGCCGCGATCGCGATCACCAGGCTGCGCTGGTCGATCAGCTCGCCGCGCAGGTCGGTCAGGGTCTCGTGCATCAGCCCGGCGCGTTCGCGGATCGATTCGACTTCCTCCGCCATGCGCGCGGCGCGGTCGGCGGCGGAGGACAAATGGAGCCGGTCGTCGTCGTGCAGCCAGTCGGCGGGCAGCGCGGCGAGCTTTTCGAGCGCGGCGCGCTGCGGGAACAGGAAGCGGCGATATCCGATCGCCTCGATCCGCACATGGTTGACCTTGCGGCGCAGTTCGAAGGCGTGATGCGCGTCAAGCCGGCTCTCGCAATCGTCCAGCTCGTCGCCCAGATCGGCGACGACGGGGTCCAGCTCCTCGGTGATCGCGCTGGCGAATTCGGCGATCAAATCGCCGGGGTCGGCGATGGTGCCGGTCTTGATCTCCGCCTTCACCGCCTCCAGCGCGTCGAGCGGCTTGCGCGTCACCGAGAAAACGAATCCGGCGCGCGCGAACAGCCGCACCGATGCCAGCATGTCGCTGCCGAGCTTCTCCTGCGACAGGCCGCGCAGGTTCAGCAGCGCACCATCGCCCATCGCGGTGCAGCGGGGCCGCGTCTCGGCGGCGGTCAACCCCTCGATCGCGTAATCGGGCAGGCCGGCAGTGTCGGCCAGCCAATCCTTCGCCTCGCCGTCGGACACGCACAGGTGGATCCACACCAGATCGGCCTGCTCGGCGGGCGCGGTCTTCAGCGGGATGTCGCGAGCAACCCCCTTGGTCACGGCAACGGCGAAACCGCTCATCGGCGATCCTCCAGATGGACGATGATACCCGGCGGCAACTCGGCGGGCGGGCTGCCAGCGATCCGCACCGCATCCGCGCGCGCGCGGTCGAGGATGGCGGCGGCGATGCCGGGCGCGTGATAGACGCGGTCGGCCTGCGCGAGCGCGCGGGCGGCGGCGAGGGTCAGTTGGTCGGGATCGGGTGAGGTGATCGCGAACACCGCCAGCCGCGCGGGCGCCGCCTCCGCCCCGGCCAGCCAGCCTTCGACATCGCCATCCCCGGCCAGCGGATCGAGCACCCCGCCGGGCGCCAGCGCCGCCCCGATCGCCCGCCGCCGCTCGCCGCCGTCGGGATAGCGCGCGCGGATACGCTCGCGCGCGGCATGAAGCGCGCGTGCCAGTGCTCCGAGGTCCGCCGGCAACCACGCCTCGATCCGCTGGCGTAGCGCCGCCGCCAGCCCCGCCGAGACACCCCCGGTCCCGACCGCGACGATCACGTCACCCCGCTCGACGATCGCGGGCAGGGTGAAGTCGCAAAGATCGGGCCGATCGACCGCGTTCACCAGCACGCCCCGCGCCTTCAGCCGCGCGACCGCCCCCTCGTCATCCACCACGATCGCCAGCGCAGCCTGCGCATCCTCGCCCACCACGACCGCGCCGGCCCGCTCCAGCAACCGCCGCTTCGCCGCCGCCATCTCGCCCGTGCCGATCAAGATCACCGGTCGCCCGCGCAGGCGCATGAAGATCGGCAGGCTGGCGAGGCTGCTCACAGCCAGTCCGGCACCCGCTCCGCGGCCATGATCGTGCCCGGATCGATGCGGTCGGCGACCACCGCGAACCGGTCGCCGTCGACCAGCACTTCGGGCACCAGCGCGCGGCTGTTGTAGGTCGATGCCATCGTCGCGCCGTACGCGCCGGCGGTGCGGAACACCGCAAGGTCGCCCGACGCCACCGCGTCGATCTCGCGGTGCATCGCGAAGGTGTCGCCGCTCTCGCACACCGGCCCGGCGATGTTCGCGGTCATCCGCTCGCCATTGGGGCGCACGGCGGCGAAATCGTGGAAGGCATCGTACAGCGCGGGACGGGCGAGGTCGTTCATCGCCGCATCGACGATCACCCAGGGGTCGCCGACGCCCGGCTTCACCCAGATCACCTTCGTCGCCAGCACGCCCGCATTGCCGGCGATGACGCGGCCGGGCTCGAACATCAGCGTGACGCCCCAGTCCTTGGTCACCCGCGCCACCATCGCGCCGAGTTCCGCGGGGGTCGGGAACACATCGCCGTGGCGGTACGGCACGCCGAGACCGCCGCCCAGATCGACGTGCGTGATCGTGTGGCCGGCGCCGCGCAGTTCGGCGACCAGCTCGCCGACGCGCGCGTACGCGCGCTCGAGCGGTGCAAGGCTCTGCAACTGGCTGCCGATGTGGATCGCGACCCCGCGCAGGTTCAAGCCCGCCAACCCCGACAGCCGCGCGAAGATGCCCGCCGCATCGCTGATCGCGACGCCGAACTTATTCTCGGCCTTGCCGGTCGAGATCTTGGCATGGGTGCCCGCATCGACGTCCGGATTGACGCGCAGCACTGCCGGCGCGGTCAGCCCGCGTTCGGCGGCGAGGCGGGCGAGGACATGGCCCTCCTCCTCCAGCTCCAGGTTGAACTGGCCGATCCCGGCCTCCAGCGCGGCGACCAGCTCGTCCTCGGTCTTGCCTACCCCTGAAAACACGATGTCGGCGGGCGGCATTCCGGCGGCGATCGCGCGGCGCATCTCGCCCCCGGATACAACGTCCGCGCCATAGCCTTCGTTCGCGAGCACGCGCAGTACGGCCAGGTTCGGATTGGCCTTGATAGCATAGGCCAGGTGGACGTCGCCGGCCTGCTCCAGCCCCTCGCGGAATACCTGCGCATGCCGCGCGAACGTGCCGCGCGAATAGATGTACACCGGCGTGCCGACGGCTTCCGCGATTACGCGGACGGGGACGTCCTCGACGTGCAGTTCGCCGTCGCGGTAGTGGAAATGGTCCATCGAAGCCGGGTTTTTCGTATCAGTTGGGCGGAAGGTCGAAATCGTCGCGGCTGCGCTGTTCGCTCGATTTCAGCAGCTCGTCGCTGCGCAGCGGGCGTGCCTGCGTGGAGGGCGTCAGCAGCTGCGTCGCGGTCGGCGTGGCGGGCGCGCCGTACGGCTTGACGGGCAGCGACACGCCCTTGGGCGGCTTCAGCTCGCCGCGACCGCCGCAGGCCGCCAGCGTCAGGAGCAACAGGGCGGGACCGAGCTTTCTCATGCTTCCTCCTCGCGCATCCGGCGCGCCGCGGCAATGGCGGCGCGCACCCGCACCGGCGCGGTGCCGCCGAAACTGGTACGGCTGGCGACCGAGGCGTCGACGGTCAGTACGCCGTACACGCGGTCGTCGATGCGCGCGTCGATCGCTTGCAGGTCGGCGAGCGGCACCTGGTCGAGCTTGCACCCCAGCGCCTCGGCCCGCGCCACCGCGCGGCCGGTGATGTGGTGCGCCTCGCGGAACGGAATCCCGCCCTCGCGCACCAGCCAGTCGGCCAGGTCGGTGGCGGTGGCGAAGCCGGCCTCGGCCACGCCGCGCATCCGCTCGGTCCGGAACGTCGCGCTCTCGACCATGCCGGTCATCGCCGCGATCGACAGCGCCAGCAGGCCGTGCGCCTCGAACACCGGCGGCTTGTCGTCCTGCATGTCCTTTGAGTAGGCGAGCGGAAGGCCCTTCATCGTAATCATCAGCCCGGTGGCGAGGCCGATGATGCGCCCGCTGTGCCCGCGCACCAGTTCGGCGGCGTCGGGGTTGCGCTTCTGCGGCATGATCGAGCTGCCGGTCGACCATTGGTCGGAAAGCGCGACGAACCCGAACGGCTGCGACGCCCACAGCACGAATTCCTCGGCCAGCCGCGACAAGTGCAGCGCGCACTGGCTGGCCGCGGTCAGATATTCGATCGCGAAGTCGCGGTCGCTCACCGCATCCAGGCTGTTGGTGGTCGGCGCATCGAACCCCAGCGTCGCGGCGGTCGCATCGCGGTCGAGCAGGAAGCCGGTGCCGGCCAGCGCCGCGCTGCCGAGCGGACACAGGTTCAGCCGCGCCCGCGCATCGCTAAACCGCCCGCGGTCGCGCGCGATCATGTCGTGATACGCCATCAGATGATGGCCCAGCGTCACCGGCTGCGCGCTCTGCAAATGGGTGAATCCCGGCATCACCGCATCGGCGTGCTCGTCGGCGCGGGCGATCAGCGCGTCCTGGAACGCGCCCAGCGCCGCGATCGTCTGGTCGATCGCGTCGCGCACCCACAGCTTGAAGTCGGTCGCGACCTGGTCGTTGCGGCTACGCGCGGTGTGGAGGCGCCCGGCGACCGGCCCGATCCGCTCGGCCAGCCGCGCCTCGGTCAGCATGTGGATGTCCTCCAGCGCCAGATCCTCGGGCACGCCGTTCGCGGCATAGTCCGCCGCGACCTCTTCCAGCCCGTCGGTGATCGTCGCGGCATCCTCCGCCGACACGATTCCCTGCGCCGCCAGCATCGCGACATGCGCCTTCGATCCGGCGATGTCCTGCGCCCACATTTGCTTGTCGAACGGGATCGATGCATTGATCGCGCGCATCACCGCGGACGGCCCCTCGGCGAACCGCCCACCCCACATGCTGTTGGAGGAATTCATGCGCTCGACGATCGTCCCGGTCCTTCTGTGTGCCCTGCTGGCCGGCGGCTGCGATAGGCAATCGGCGCCGGGCTCGCAAGGCAACGTGCTGGACGCAGCCAACGTCGCCAGCGCCGACGAAGTCCAGCCCGACGAGGCGACCGCCGGCCCCGCCGCGCCCAAGGCCGGGACGTTCGATGCGAGCCACAAGGGCGAAGCGGCGCCGGCGCACGCCTTCGCCGACCCGTCCGGCGCCACGAAGACGCTCGCCGATTTCCGCGGCAACCCGGTGCTGGTCAACCTGTGGGCGACGTGGTGCATCCCCTGCATCCGCGAACTTCCGACCCTCGACGCACTCGCCGCGCGGGAAGGCGGCAAGCTCCAGGTCGTGCTGCTCAGCCAGGACACCGACGCATCGAAGGTCGCGCCGTTCGTCGCCAAGCGCGGACTGAAGGCGGCAACCGCCTATACCGATGCAAAGATGGCGTGGCTCCCCAGCGTCACCGCGACGCTGCCGACGACGATCCTTTACGATGCCGCCGGCAAGGAAGTGTGGCGCGTGGTCGGTGACCGCGACTGGTCGGGCGAGGAAGCGGCGGAGGCGATCGCGACGGCGCAGTAGCTCGCCATCCGGATACCGCGACACCCCTCCGTCTGGCTAAAGCCAGCCACCTCCCCTTCAGGGGAGGATTGCAGCGGCGCTGGCCCCCGCCCAATCGAAAGCGTCAGCACACAGGCCTCACGATGAAGCCCCCGCTCCCCGGATCACCCCACCCCAAACAAACGCTGTCCTACACCGCCGCCATCTGGTTCACTCGACCGATGGTCCCAGCCAGTCCCCGATTCGACCGGCCCCGCGCACCCCGTCCCCAGACCTCGCCGAAAGTTCCCATACCACCCCGTTTCACGGAACTTTCCGAACCTTCGCCGGACCCGACCTTACAGCCGCCGCGCGGTCAGGATCTTGACGGTCGGCTCCAGCATCTGGCCCTTCATCACCCCCTCGCCCCTGGTGGGGGAGGTGGGCGAGGCCAGGATCGCTTTCACCACGTCCATCCCCTCGACGACATGGCCGAACGCGGCGAAGCCGGGATCGGTCGGCGATGCGTCCAGGCCGGTCATGTCGCCGACCATGATCGAGAAGTCGGCGGTCGCGCTGCCGGGCGCATTGCGCGCCATCGATATCGCGCCTTCGCTGTGGTGGATGCCGGTGAGGCTCGTCGGCTCGTGCCTGATCGGCGGGAACAGCTTCGGCGTCTCGCGCACCCCCGCCTGGATCAGCCCGCCGCCCCATGACACCTTCATCGCGCGGTAGAAGGCGATGCCGTCGAACCGCTTCGCATCGACGTAGCGCAGGAAATTGGCGGTGGTGACCGGCGCGCGCTCCTTTTCCAGCGCCAGCACGATCGGCCCCTTGGTCGTCGTCAGCCGCACCATCACCAGCGCAGGCTGCGGCTGCGGTGCCAGTGGCGCGGGCGCCGCGATCGGAGCGGGCGGCGTGGCCGGCGGAACGGGCGGGGCAGTCTGGGCGGTCAGCACCAGCACCGCTGCGATCGAGGCGAGTCGGCGGATCATGTGTCCCAGCCTAGTGCGCCGCCGCCGTTAGCGGAAGCGATGCATCGGCTTCTGGCGGCGCGCATCTTGCTGTACACTCGTCGCAGCGCACCTCGCGCGGGGCAGGGCACATGAAGCGCCTATTGGCTACCATCGATCGCGCGGGCGCCGTGCAGTCCCGGCTGCATGCCTATGTGTTCGCCTGCGCGGCGGCGTGCGTCGCGGGCGCGATGACGGCGGCGCTGGTCCATTATTTCGGCGTCGCGATGCCGTTCCTGTTCGGGCTGGGCGCGGTGATGGCCAGCGCCTGGATCGGCGGGGCGGGGCCGGCGCTGCTCGCGACCGTGCTCATGCTGGTGTTCGGCCATCTGGTCTCCCGCGACCTGCCGCCGGTGGAGACCTTGAACCTGGTGGTTCTGAGCGTCTTCTCGGTCGTGCTGGCGGTTACCGGCGAACTGCTGATGCGCGCGCGCCGGCGCGAGGCGCTCCAGACCGAGCGGCTGACGAAGCGCGACCAGTATCTCCAGTCGATCTTCGAAACGCTGCCCGCGGCGATGATGGTGATCGACCGGGCAGGCGCGATCCTGGCCATCAACAAGACCGCAGTCGAGCTGTTCGCGATCGACGAGGCCGACCGCGAATCGCTGTCGATCCAGGATCTTATCGCGCTGCCCGAAGCCCCTGGCGCCTCGCCCACCGCCTATGTCGACCGGCTGGTCGCCACCGCGCAGCGATCGCCGTCGGTGATCGGCCAGCCGCGCGGCGACCGGCCCCAGCTGCACCTGGCGATTGCGGTCGCGCATTTCCAGACGATCAGCCCGCAGCTCATCACCGTCTATCTGCGCGACGAGACGCCGGCGCGCCGTACCGCGGAGGCGATGGCCGAGGTGCAGGCGAGCGTCGCGCAGCTGGGTCGTGCGGCGGCGCTGGGCGCGATGGGGTCGGCGATCGCGCACGAACTGAACCAGCCGCTCGCGTCCGCCGCCAACTATGCGGGTGCCGCGCGGTCGCATCTGGTCGCGCGCGGCGATGCACCGGCGCCTGCGCTCGCGGCGGTCGATGCGACGGTCACCCAGATCGTCCGCGCGGGCGAGATACTGAAGGGTCTGCGCACCTTCGTCCGCGCCGCACCCTTCGCGCCGCAGTGGCTCGACATCCACGACGTGGTGCGCGAGGCGGCGCAGCTCGGCCATTTCGTGCTCAACGACCTGCGCGTCACACTGACCACGCGCATCGCCGACGGCGTGCATTTCGTCTGGACCGACCGCGTCCAGATTCAGCAGGTGCTGGTCAACCTGATCAGCAATGCCGCGGAAGCCGTCGCCGACCGCGACGAACGCAACGTGCGCATCGCGGCGCGTCCGCTGCCCCGCGACGAGATCGAGCTGTCGGTGACCGATACCGGCGGCGGCGTGTCCCCGGAAATCCGCGAGCGGCTGTTCCAGCCGTTCAATACCTCCAAGGGACTGGGGCTCGGCGTGGGCCTCGCCATTTCGAAGACGATTATCGAAGCGCACGGCGGCAGAATATGGTACGAAAGTGGACCAAAGGGGGCGCGTTTCTGCCTGACGCTCAAGCACAGTATGCAGCGGGGGGGCGATAGTGACAGTTGGCAGGATAGTGACGTACATCATTGACGACGATGCGGAAGTTTGCCGCTCGCTCGCTATGTTGCTGGCTGCCGAGGGGTTCGATGCACGGACGTTCGCCTCCGCCGAGTCGTTCATCGACTCGCTGCCCGCGCTGGTCCCCGGCATCATCCTGACCGACGTGCGCATGCCCGGGATGACGGGAATCGAGCTGCTCGCGGCGCTGCCTGCGCACGATCGCACCGACCCCGTGGTGGTGATGACGGGTCACGCCGACGTGCCGCTGGCGGTGCAGGCGCTGAAGGGCGGGGCGGCGGACTTCATCGAAAAGCCGTTCGTCGCCGACGCGATCGTCTCGGCGATCCGCCACTGCGCCGCCGCCGACCAGTCGGAGGCGCGGCGCATGCTCGCCTCGCTCACCAAGCGCGAGCTGGAGGTGTTCGTCTATCTGGTCGACGGCGCCACCAACAAGCGGATCGCGCTGGAACTCGGCATCAGCCCGCGCACGGTCGAGATCTACCGCGCGAAGGTCATGGAAAAGATGCAGGCGAGCAGCCTGTCACGCCTGGTGCGGCTGGGCGTGGAGGCGGGGCTCGGCCACGATGTGTCGGCTGCGCCGGTGATGCTCAATCGGCAGGTCTAGCTGGCAGACGAAGCCGGTGGGCGCGAAGCGGAACGCGGCGTGCGCGCCCTTCGACGTCGACAGCACCCGGTCGATGAAATCGAGTCCCTGCCCGCGCGCCGCGGGCTCGCGCACCAGCGGGCCGCCGATCTCGCGCCATTCGACGTGCAGCATCGTGCGGTCGGGCTCGGCGATCCGGCACCAGCGCAGCGTCACCATGCCCGCCCGGACCGACAGCGCGCCGTGTTTCACGCAATTGGTCGCCAGCTCGTGCAGGATCAGCGCCAGCGTGTTGCCCCACCGCCGCGTGACCGCGACGTCGTCGCCCTCGATCAGGACGCGGCGGTCGGCGGGATCGTGGAAACGGTCGAGGATGCGGCGCCCGATCCGCGCCACCGAACAGTCGGCGGCGAGCACCTCGTTGCCGACATAGCCCGCGGTCTGGAGCGAGCGCAGCCGGTCGAGCAGCCGCGCGACGCCCGCGGCATCGGGGTGGCGGCCCAAAGTGTCGGTGGTCAGCGCCGCCATCAACGTCACGATGTTGCGCAACCGGTGGCCGAGTTCCTGCCGCAGCACCGCGTCGAAATCGCTTTCCGCGCGGCGGTCCTCGACATCGATCGCCGCCAGCAGACTCGTCGCGCGAC includes:
- the argH gene encoding argininosuccinate lyase, with product MWGGRFAEGPSAVMRAINASIPFDKQMWAQDIAGSKAHVAMLAAQGIVSAEDAATITDGLEEVAADYAANGVPEDLALEDIHMLTEARLAERIGPVAGRLHTARSRNDQVATDFKLWVRDAIDQTIAALGAFQDALIARADEHADAVMPGFTHLQSAQPVTLGHHLMAYHDMIARDRGRFSDARARLNLCPLGSAALAGTGFLLDRDATAATLGFDAPTTNSLDAVSDRDFAIEYLTAASQCALHLSRLAEEFVLWASQPFGFVALSDQWSTGSSIMPQKRNPDAAELVRGHSGRIIGLATGLMITMKGLPLAYSKDMQDDKPPVFEAHGLLALSIAAMTGMVESATFRTERMRGVAEAGFATATDLADWLVREGGIPFREAHHITGRAVARAEALGCKLDQVPLADLQAIDARIDDRVYGVLTVDASVASRTSFGGTAPVRVRAAIAAARRMREEEA
- a CDS encoding peptidylprolyl isomerase; its protein translation is MIRRLASIAAVLVLTAQTAPPVPPATPPAPIAAPAPLAPQPQPALVMVRLTTTKGPIVLALEKERAPVTTANFLRYVDAKRFDGIAFYRAMKVSWGGGLIQAGVRETPKLFPPIRHEPTSLTGIHHSEGAISMARNAPGSATADFSIMVGDMTGLDASPTDPGFAAFGHVVEGMDVVKAILASPTSPTRGEGVMKGQMLEPTVKILTARRL
- a CDS encoding precorrin-2 dehydrogenase/sirohydrochlorin ferrochelatase family protein encodes the protein MRLRGRPVILIGTGEMAAAKRRLLERAGAVVVGEDAQAALAIVVDDEGAVARLKARGVLVNAVDRPDLCDFTLPAIVERGDVIVAVGTGGVSAGLAAALRQRIEAWLPADLGALARALHAARERIRARYPDGGERRRAIGAALAPGGVLDPLAGDGDVEGWLAGAEAAPARLAVFAITSPDPDQLTLAAARALAQADRVYHAPGIAAAILDRARADAVRIAGSPPAELPPGIIVHLEDRR
- a CDS encoding response regulator transcription factor, whose protein sequence is MTYIIDDDAEVCRSLAMLLAAEGFDARTFASAESFIDSLPALVPGIILTDVRMPGMTGIELLAALPAHDRTDPVVVMTGHADVPLAVQALKGGAADFIEKPFVADAIVSAIRHCAAADQSEARRMLASLTKRELEVFVYLVDGATNKRIALELGISPRTVEIYRAKVMEKMQASSLSRLVRLGVEAGLGHDVSAAPVMLNRQV
- the lysA gene encoding diaminopimelate decarboxylase, which produces MDHFHYRDGELHVEDVPVRVIAEAVGTPVYIYSRGTFARHAQVFREGLEQAGDVHLAYAIKANPNLAVLRVLANEGYGADVVSGGEMRRAIAAGMPPADIVFSGVGKTEDELVAALEAGIGQFNLELEEEGHVLARLAAERGLTAPAVLRVNPDVDAGTHAKISTGKAENKFGVAISDAAGIFARLSGLAGLNLRGVAIHIGSQLQSLAPLERAYARVGELVAELRGAGHTITHVDLGGGLGVPYRHGDVFPTPAELGAMVARVTKDWGVTLMFEPGRVIAGNAGVLATKVIWVKPGVGDPWVIVDAAMNDLARPALYDAFHDFAAVRPNGERMTANIAGPVCESGDTFAMHREIDAVASGDLAVFRTAGAYGATMASTYNSRALVPEVLVDGDRFAVVADRIDPGTIMAAERVPDWL
- a CDS encoding TlpA family protein disulfide reductase — its product is MRSTIVPVLLCALLAGGCDRQSAPGSQGNVLDAANVASADEVQPDEATAGPAAPKAGTFDASHKGEAAPAHAFADPSGATKTLADFRGNPVLVNLWATWCIPCIRELPTLDALAAREGGKLQVVLLSQDTDASKVAPFVAKRGLKAATAYTDAKMAWLPSVTATLPTTILYDAAGKEVWRVVGDRDWSGEEAAEAIATAQ
- a CDS encoding sensor histidine kinase is translated as MDIHEIAGWTATDTARGASPVVIAQQVETPAESPAQPLAAPSAQQPSGALPDHLPGTPGVVPVAVSFAADGTARVDVAAESLLIEQEPVVSAILADQGQPAIALAELALPLCLVDRAGAILWANAPFWLLAPGAEGIARAGTMLAALIDPVDRHRLTLPVTQPVELRFADAGGPGRRHELRLAGRPAIAADGGRATSLLAAIDVEDRRAESDFDAVLRQELGHRLRNIVTLMAALTTDTLGRHPDAAGVARLLDRLRSLQTAGYVGNEVLAADCSVARIGRRILDRFHDPADRRVLIEGDDVAVTRRWGNTLALILHELATNCVKHGALSVRAGMVTLRWCRIAEPDRTMLHVEWREIGGPLVREPAARGQGLDFIDRVLSTSKGAHAAFRFAPTGFVCQLDLPIEHHRRSRHIVAEPRLHAQPHQA
- a CDS encoding zinc transporter ZntB — translated: MSGFAVAVTKGVARDIPLKTAPAEQADLVWIHLCVSDGEAKDWLADTAGLPDYAIEGLTAAETRPRCTAMGDGALLNLRGLSQEKLGSDMLASVRLFARAGFVFSVTRKPLDALEAVKAEIKTGTIADPGDLIAEFASAITEELDPVVADLGDELDDCESRLDAHHAFELRRKVNHVRIEAIGYRRFLFPQRAALEKLAALPADWLHDDDRLHLSSAADRAARMAEEVESIRERAGLMHETLTDLRGELIDQRSLVIAIAAMVFLPLTFLTGLYGMNVDGLWFAKEPWAFDAIVALCVVIGLGVTGYFVRQHWTR
- a CDS encoding sensor histidine kinase; this encodes MKRLLATIDRAGAVQSRLHAYVFACAAACVAGAMTAALVHYFGVAMPFLFGLGAVMASAWIGGAGPALLATVLMLVFGHLVSRDLPPVETLNLVVLSVFSVVLAVTGELLMRARRREALQTERLTKRDQYLQSIFETLPAAMMVIDRAGAILAINKTAVELFAIDEADRESLSIQDLIALPEAPGASPTAYVDRLVATAQRSPSVIGQPRGDRPQLHLAIAVAHFQTISPQLITVYLRDETPARRTAEAMAEVQASVAQLGRAAALGAMGSAIAHELNQPLASAANYAGAARSHLVARGDAPAPALAAVDATVTQIVRAGEILKGLRTFVRAAPFAPQWLDIHDVVREAAQLGHFVLNDLRVTLTTRIADGVHFVWTDRVQIQQVLVNLISNAAEAVADRDERNVRIAARPLPRDEIELSVTDTGGGVSPEIRERLFQPFNTSKGLGLGVGLAISKTIIEAHGGRIWYESGPKGARFCLTLKHSMQRGGDSDSWQDSDVHH